AAGCTGGCGACGCCGCACCAGGTACAAATCGCGCTTTAAATTTACACCCTGGAGGGGAACAGTAAAGAGACGGCCGAGTTTGACGCTTTTTTCCACCGCCCAGCAGGTGACCAGGGAAATACCAAGGCCGGCCTCCACGGCACTGACAATGGCTTCCGTACTCCCCAGCTCCATGACGATCTGGGAAGAATCAACGGTGAAACCGGCTTTCTGCAGGCGTTCTTCCACCACCTTGCGGGTACCCGAACCGGCCTCCCGCCAGACCAGGGCCTCGCCCTGTAAATCCCGGGGAGTTGCAACTTTAACCCCGGCCAGGCGGTGCCCCGGGGGAACAATGAGGACCAGTTCATCCTCTACCAGACGGCTATAGGAAAGGCTACGGACTCGGCCCCCGACGCCGACAACCCCAAGGTCGATTTCTCCATCCTGCAGGCGCCGGATCACTTCCTGGGAGTCGGCAATCTCTACCACGACTTCCACCCGGGGATATTCCCGCCGGAAACTACCAATCAGCCGGGGCAGGATATACTGGCCCGGCGTAGTGCTGGCTCCAAGAAGCAAACGGCCCTTCACCAACCGGGTCAGTTCTGCCAGTTCCCGCCGGCTTTGTTCCAGGTGGCGGGCAATAGCTTTAGCATGCCGGTAACAAATCTCCCCGGCCGCCGTCAGCCGTACTTCGCGGCCCCGGCGTTCAAGCAAACGCGCGCCGTAGTAATCCTCCAGGGCCTGAAGCTGTTTGCTAACCGCCGGTTGGGTAAGGTGCAGATCCTCGGCTGCCGCGGAAAGGGTGCCTTTTTCTACTGTGGTAATAAAAGTTAACCAGTAATTGAGGTTCATAATTTATAGCTCCAGCTGCCGTATAACCCTCCTAGTAACAGTGGAAAATATACGTGGAGGTGATATTATGCCCTTGCAGGGTCCTGCCAAGGTAGCCATCATCGGCGCTGGCTATGTTGGCGCCAGTACCGCTTTTGCCCTCCTCTTCAGCCCTATCGTCAAAGAAATAGTCCTCGTCGACATTAACCGCGCCCGGGCTGAAGGGGAAGCCATGGACCTCGCCCACGCGGCCACTTTAATCCGCCCCGTAAAAATTTATGCCGGGAACCCGGCCGACTGTGCCGGTGCTCGTATTATTATTTTCACCGCCGGTGCTAACCAGCAGCCCGGGGAAACCCGCCTGGACCTGGTGCACCGCAATACGGCCATTGTCCGCGAGGCCCTGCCGCCCCTTTTGCAGCACTGCCCGGATGCTTTAATCATTATGGTTGCCAACCCGGTTGATGTCCTTACCTATGTGGCCTGGAAACTCTCGGGGCTACCAGAGACCAAGGTCCTGGGCTCAGGGACTGTCCTGGATAGCGCCCGTTTTCGCCACCTTTTGAGCCGGCACCTCCACGTCGACCCCCGCAATATCCATGCCTATGTAATCGGCGAGCATGGTGATACCGAAGTGCCCGTTTGGAGTTTAGCCAATGTGGCCGGGGTATACCTGGAGGAGTTTTACCTTCTGGACGGTACTATAGAAGAAGATGCCTTCCGTATTGAAATAAGCCGCCAGGTCAAGGAG
This Moorella sp. E308F DNA region includes the following protein-coding sequences:
- a CDS encoding selenium metabolism-associated LysR family transcriptional regulator → MNLNYWLTFITTVEKGTLSAAAEDLHLTQPAVSKQLQALEDYYGARLLERRGREVRLTAAGEICYRHAKAIARHLEQSRRELAELTRLVKGRLLLGASTTPGQYILPRLIGSFRREYPRVEVVVEIADSQEVIRRLQDGEIDLGVVGVGGRVRSLSYSRLVEDELVLIVPPGHRLAGVKVATPRDLQGEALVWREAGSGTRKVVEERLQKAGFTVDSSQIVMELGSTEAIVSAVEAGLGISLVTCWAVEKSVKLGRLFTVPLQGVNLKRDLYLVRRRQLLSPAAEAFTCFLEKHHLQLPLPVNS
- a CDS encoding L-lactate dehydrogenase is translated as MPLQGPAKVAIIGAGYVGASTAFALLFSPIVKEIVLVDINRARAEGEAMDLAHAATLIRPVKIYAGNPADCAGARIIIFTAGANQQPGETRLDLVHRNTAIVREALPPLLQHCPDALIIMVANPVDVLTYVAWKLSGLPETKVLGSGTVLDSARFRHLLSRHLHVDPRNIHAYVIGEHGDTEVPVWSLANVAGVYLEEFYLLDGTIEEDAFRIEISRQVKEAAYTIIERKGATAYGVALALSRITESILRDEKSVLTVSSVIRDLYGLEGEVALSLPCVVGSQGREKVLAIPLGTGELAALRHSATILQDIITRLRL